CTGTCCCGCCGGATCATCCGGCGGGGATCGGGGACAGGCACGGGAAACGGGACGATGATGGACAGGATCTGGGGTCAGGCATGCGCCGAGCTGGAACAGAGCGTGGGGCCGAACAACTACAACCACTGGATCAAGCCGCTTCGCCTGACCGCCATCGATGAGGGCGCGGCACGGTTCGTCAGCCCGACGCGGTTCATCTCGGACTGGGTGAACCGGCATTTCGCCAAGGACATCATGGCCGTGCTGACCCGCAACGGCGCGGTCGTCGAACGCCTGCGCTTCGACGTGGGCAGCCCCGCGCCGCGCGCCTCGGCCCAGGCCGCGGCCCCTGCCGGCCAGCCCGCCGAGGTGCCCACCACCCGCGCCCCGCGCGCCGATCTGGGCGCGCCGCTGGACCCGCGCTACACCTTCACCAATTTCGTCGTGGGCAAGCCCAACGAGCTGGCCCATGCCGCCGCGCGCCGCGTGGCCGAGGGCGGGCCGATCGGCTTCAACCCGCTGTTCCTCTATGGCGGCGTGGGCTTGGGCAAGACGCACCTGATGCATGCCATCGCGCATGACTATCAGGCCCGCCACCCGGCGGCCCAGGTGCTGTACCTGTCGGCCGAGCAGTTCATGTACCGCTTCGTGCAGGCCCTGCGCGAAAGCACGATCATGGATTTCAAGGGCATGTTCCGCAACGTGAACATGCTGATGGTCGATGACGTGCAGTTCATCGCCGGCAAGGACAGCACGCAGGAGGAGTTCTTCCACACCTTCAACGCGCTGGTCGATCAGGGCAAGCAGATCGTCATCTCGGCCGACCGCGCCCCGGCCGAGATCAAGGGCCTGGAGGAACGGATCAAGTCGCGCCTGTCCTGCGGGCTGATCGTGGATCTGCACCCCACCACCTACGAGCTGCGCTTGGGCATCCTGCAGTCCAAGACCGAGGTCTTCTGCGCCCAGCAGCCCGACCTGGAGATCGGCGCGGGCGTGCTGGAATTCCTGGCCCATCGCATCACCACCAACGTGCGCGTGCTGGAAGGCGCGCTGCAGCGCCTGTTCGCGCATG
Above is a window of Paracoccus liaowanqingii DNA encoding:
- the dnaA gene encoding chromosomal replication initiator protein DnaA, with the translated sequence MMDRIWGQACAELEQSVGPNNYNHWIKPLRLTAIDEGAARFVSPTRFISDWVNRHFAKDIMAVLTRNGAVVERLRFDVGSPAPRASAQAAAPAGQPAEVPTTRAPRADLGAPLDPRYTFTNFVVGKPNELAHAAARRVAEGGPIGFNPLFLYGGVGLGKTHLMHAIAHDYQARHPAAQVLYLSAEQFMYRFVQALRESTIMDFKGMFRNVNMLMVDDVQFIAGKDSTQEEFFHTFNALVDQGKQIVISADRAPAEIKGLEERIKSRLSCGLIVDLHPTTYELRLGILQSKTEVFCAQQPDLEIGAGVLEFLAHRITTNVRVLEGALQRLFAHASLLRREITLEVAQECLADILRTNDRKINIDDIQRKVAEHFNIRLADMMGPKRARNVARPRQIAMYLSKQLTSRSLPEIGRRFGGRDHTTIMHGVRKIEELLVEDSAMVEDIAVLKRMLEA